The Candidatus Defluviibacterium haderslevense DNA window TCCCCAAAACCAATTCCCATTTAGTGAAAAAATGGCCTTCTCTGGACTGGATTTGAATGCTGCAAAATCGGAAACGATTAGACCTAATTTAAAACCAAAAAGAAAATTTACAAAGGTTTGAATACCAATTTCCTGCCAATCAATGGGTTTATAAACGATAATGTTCTCCATTCGACCTACAATTTGGCCTGATTTTTCCTTTCGTTTTAATTCTAAATACAATAAATACCCGCTGGCTAGGAAGGAAAACCCTAAAAACAAGCCAAAACTCTTGATAATCGAAAAAGCATTATCAGGCTGGGTACCTATCAATGCGTGTAAAATGTAAGATAAATCTGGATACATGAATTCTTTGATTAGAACGCGGCTAAGGTAGGGGTTTTTTGGGTATAGATATGTAAAAACTTATATATAAGTATAATTTATAATATAAATATTGTTTCTTTGTATAATGAAATGGATATTATCACCAATAATTGTTGTCCTTTTGAGTATTAGCGGGACTTTTGCTCAAAGTGGAGCAGTACTTTCTGTGGGTTTAAGCCTAATGGATTCGCAAAATCCTAAAGTTACCAAGAGTGGACAACATCATAACGGCTGGCATGCATCATTAACAGCTCGTTTTGGACCTGATTTTTGGTATCTAAGAACAGGACTGGAACTTCACAAGATATCCTTGAGTTCATCCAACACCATCGAATTATTTCAAGACATTCCTCACACCTATATGCTAAAGATTCCTGTTCAAATTGGTGCACGGCTCATCAAGACCGATTTATTCAAATTAAGGTTAGCTGCAGGTGGACAAGTTAGTTATATCTCTGTCATTCAGGATAATGATCAAAATCTGAATCATAACACCATGAGTGATTTGCAATTCGGAATTTTGGGAACTATTGGAATAGATCTGAATAACTTCACCTTAGATCTCAGTTATGAAAAAGGCATTACTGAACTCTATACTGATACTGGTTTTGAAGCTAATTATTGGATCATGTCTGCTGGTTTTTTCTTTTAAATAATTTACTTATTCTTAATATTCATTTTTTGAAACGTATTAAAACTTAGCTTCCTATGCATACCCATGTTACAGCCTCAATCCAAACAGAAAATTACAAAACAATAATCAAGTCAGAACTCAATGAACTGATATCAGATGAAGCAGTCTCTGTAGGTGGCGGTGGGACCGGATTCAATCCACATGAACTTTTGGCTGCGTCACTTGCCTCTTGTACATGTATCACACTTCGAATGTATGCAGAACGCAAACAATGGCCTATTGAAAAA harbors:
- a CDS encoding OsmC family protein — its product is MHTHVTASIQTENYKTIIKSELNELISDEAVSVGGGGTGFNPHELLAASLASCTCITLRMYAERKQWPIEKIDVQVSISKDKVLASTHFERSITVHGHLSDEQRDRLLEIANVCPIHKTLSNGIYINTSIS